In Cydia pomonella isolate Wapato2018A chromosome 1, ilCydPomo1, whole genome shotgun sequence, one genomic interval encodes:
- the LOC133517472 gene encoding uncharacterized protein LOC133517472, producing MANSSAVSSTLPSRDYHCEVCDLYLDTVDSLKVHVQYHKENLYAKWSTQNSQNDSENNNGTKVKNETTVSAPADSSDNMITKPSPEFQQRATPETSAQFPHPATPQSYHSAPSPYQNPDQTNFSPGPQFGNNYSHSGFPQGQHPDQINWEQSQYNQDYHKPNRFHPYNMQERVSQVSSSSPLYGQPLNQPTPSPSPNQCDKCGFVCDSAVQLNEHCNSAHAGSSANTSSASMPFQQFPPKQYNNAGYQNDNTKVKEEHEESSDILDLDSQKVVYQGNEGEQPNSSYDQSAPQGREVNPRTVPMMPWETQKLYSNPQLNGDVSLFKDQKMFGDKTYAADTKMFHQEQKFPYVQDKFLAVHHDQKPFMHVEQKIYPGVQMPPLTDYSGTVASSNPDMKPPYRPYDSPAAPQITSTQPTNPASSAMPSMGGKGANWKSNEARRPKTYNCTACNKWFTSSGHLKRHYNTTLHKNAVRSSGQPDPATMPISNHHHPSRETIQARAAQQAADSNTQSPVPSEDGRSVDDAALQSPYASQSFDRSHRVASMQSKSPYTHLQQGNLDNNFSNNPLANHPLQHQAGSHPLNIGSQPPGIGNPADNNHQGTKGVPITTSGNPPNGEAGPSVSQNHHMRGLLSVSTSNISTPALTQTTPALTPHTLPPFSHLGVNPYNPRSTDPLGGSVPDPTHTPLYLGQNFQQTIAPNYPNGMAPHVMDMAINNLPIANPATFGESSPETADVMEHDASNQSASVRLPSFAQLQTQRFGVYVSNYITSPNVGGQVIADESSAGYIIVDPVHAPLQYTNIEIGGQSMDYEYSLAPRPVKEVVSYNPDNLKIYPYGYAVGGKTIKREDDFIRTDSSELQILKIEDIMDYANKENYSTQMKSPASPESAKAENESRSSPLISSTVPNTPLSERNQLKKSAPVTVHKCYECDKLFNKACYLTQHNKTFHSGAKPFKCDRCGKRFSDDVSYDCHYMKHTDNKPFKCNECPKSFNHKTDLRRHMCLHSGCKPFACDHCGKGFIRKDHMIKHFDTHIKKNLRTSSSPSSSTSPS from the coding sequence ATGGCTAACAGCAGCGCAGTGTCGTCGACTTTACCGTCGAGGGATTATCATTGTGAAGTTTGTGACCTTTACCTGGACACTGTTGATTCTTTAAAGGTACATGTACAATACCACAAAGAAAATTTATACGCGAAGTGGAGTACGCAAAACTCACAAAATGATAGTGAAAACAACAACGGTACAAAAGTGAAGAACGAGACGACCGTGTCGGCTCCAGCCGACTCGAGCGACAATATGATCACGAAGCCGAGTCCGGAGTTCCAGCAGCGGGCCACGCCGGAGACCTCGGCCCAGTTCCCTCACCCAGCGACACCCCAGAGCTACCACAGCGCGCCTTCGCCCTACCAGAATCCGGATCAGACCAATTTTTCACCGGGACCACAGTTTGGTAACAATTACTCACATTCTGGGTTTCCTCAAGGCCAACATCCTGATCAAATAAATTGGGAACAGTCACAATACAACCAAGATTACCATAAACCTAATCGCTTCCACCCATACAACATGCAAGAAAGAGTTTCGCAAGTGTCATCTTCGAGTCCGCTGTATGGGCAGCCACTAAATCAGCCGACGCCGTCGCCGTCCCCAAACCAGTGTGATAAATGTGGCTTTGTGTGCGACTCCGCGGTGCAGCTCAACGAACACTGCAACTCCGCTCACGCGGGCTCCAGTGCTAACACCTCCTCCGCCTCCATGCCTTTTCAACAATTTCCACCGAAACAGTATAATAATGCCGGCTACCAGAACGATAACACAAAGGTCAAAGAAGAACACGAAGAATCGTCTGATATACTGGATTTGGATTCTCAGAAAGTTGTTTATCAAGGAAATGAAGGTGAGCAACCTAATTCTTCTTATGATCAAAGTGCTCCTCAAGGGCGTGAAGTGAACCCTCGTACTGTACCTATGATGCCATGGGAAACACAAAAGCTGTACAGCAATCCACAACTCAATGGAGACGTTTCTTTATTTAAAGATCAGAAAATGTTTGGTGATAAAACTTACGCAGCTGATACTAAAATGTTTCATCAAGAACAGAAATTCCCTTATGTTCAAGACAAATTTCTTGCTGTTCATCACGATCAAAAGCCATTTATGCACGTCGAGCAAAAAATATATCCCGGTGTACAAATGCCGCCACTGACCGATTATTCTGGCACCGTGGCTTCTTCCAATCCTGATATGAAGCCTCCGTATCGACCATATGACTCACCTGCGGCGCCGCAAATAACAAGTACACAACCAACAAACCCAGCATCCTCGGCCATGCCCTCAATGGGTGGAAAAGGAGCCAACTGGAAGTCGAATGAAGCACGGAGACCCAAAACCTACAACTGTACTGCTTGCAATAAATGGTTCACAAGCTCGGGTCATTTGAAACGACACTATAATACCACATTACATAAAAATGCAGTAAGATCTTCTGGCCAGCCCGATCCAGCTACCATGCCGATCTCTAATCATCACCACCCTAGCCGCGAAACGATACAAGCTCGTGCCGCGCAGCAGGCCGCCGACTCCAACACGCAGAGCCCCGTCCCCTCCGAGGACGGGCGCAGCGTGGACGACGCCGCGCTGCAGTCACCGTACGCTTCGCAAAGCTTCGACCGGTCTCATCGTGTCGCCTCCATGCAGTCCAAGTCGCCGTACACGCATCTTCAACAGGGTAATTTAGATAATAATTTCAGTAATAATCCATTAGCCAATCACCCTTTACAGCACCAGGCCGGTTCTCATCCGCTCAACATAGGTAGTCAACCACCTGGCATAGGTAATCCGGCAGACAATAATCATCAGGGTACAAAGGGAGTCCCTATTACTACATCAGGGAATCCCCCAAACGGGGAAGCAGGTCCCTCTGTTTCTCAAAATCACCATATGAGGGGCCTGCTATCAGTGTCAACCAGCAATATTTCAACTCCAGCTCTAACTCAGACTACGCCGGCGCTTACACCGCACACGCTGCCGCCGTTCAGTCATTTGGGTGTCAACCCGTACAACCCGAGGTCTACGGATCCTTTGGGGGGTTCGGTTCCGGACCCCACGCACACCCCATTATATTTGGGTCAGAATTTTCAGCAGACTATAGCGCCGAATTACCCAAACGGGATGGCCCCCCACGTTATGGATATGGCTATCAACAACCTGCCTATAGCCAATCCAGCTACTTTTGGTGAATCGTCACCTGAAACAGCTGACGTAATGGAACATGACGCATCGAACCAATCTGCCAGCGTGCGATTGCCGAGCTTCGCACAGCTGCAGACGCAGCGGTTCGGTGTGTACGTTTCCAACTATATAACATCGCCTAACGTGGGGGGTCAAGTTATTGCTGATGAGTCTTCCGCCGGTTACATTATAGTGGATCCGGTTCACGCTCCCTTGCAATATACGAATATCGAAATCGGTGGACAGAGTATGGATTATGAATATAGTTTAGCGCCCCGGCCAGTTAAAGAAGTCGTTTCGTATAATCCAGATAATTTAAAGATATATCCGTATGGGTACGCGGTAGGGGGGAAAACGATAAAACGAGAAGACGATTTTATACGCACAGACTCAAGTGAgcttcaaatattaaaaatagagGATATCATGGATTACGCAAATAAAGAAAACTATAGTACGCAAATGAAATCACCAGCTAGTCCTGAGAGTGCAAAAGCTGAGAATGAAAGTCGAAGTTCTCCATTAATTTCTTCAACGGTTCCAAATACTCCGCTGTCGGAGAGGAACCAGCTGAAGAAGAGCGCGCCCGTTACGGTGCACAAGTGCTACGAGTGTGACAAGTTGTTCAACAAGGCCTGCTATCTGACGCAGCACAATAAGACTTTCCACTCGGGAGCCAAGCCCTTCAAGTGCGACCGCTGCGGCAAGCGCTTCTCGGACGACGTCTCGTACGATTGCCACTACATGAAGCACACAGACAATAAACCCTTCAAGTGCAACGAGTGCCCTAAGTCCTTTAACCATAAAACTGATCTGCGCCGGCACATGTGCCTGCACTCCGGCTGCAAGCCCTTCGCTTGCGATCACTGCGGTAAAGGGTTTATAAGAAAGGATCACATGATAAAGCATTTTGACACTCATATTAAGAAAAATTTGCGCACCTCTTCCTCGCCGTCGTCTTCAACATCACCATCGTGA